agcttgaatttttcagctcgtctgagaacactagctagacaccatttgatatccattaattccatctctttggcgtctatctgatcgtaatcctcctttgtgagcataggattcccgatccgacctgcaactaGACCTTCGTACGAGAGAAGTAcagaaccaagtaatgccatgtgatctttcacagtttcttcagagaaactttgaccctctggaagattcaaagcgatattgcactgtatcacataaccatttcctatctttgtgctttgagaatggaagcttgtagttgactcttttggattaacacttggaaatgatgagaatccactgcttttgtttgaactttgatcagctttttctgtttaatccccagcactaaacgcagtttggattttcggacttctttcagcttccggaacactgcctttgtagtacatctttacatcctatTGACCACTTGtactattcatcctcgcgatcttttgctgttccaaatcctgactttcaatcttatcgataaactgagaaatcgttaacccatcataaaccccGGTATTTTTCAGAATCGTCAAGtaggttccccactctttctgcggtaacgcatcagctaacttgtctacccactcttcacgatcttttgtaatactcagcatcgacatggatcgcactaagtggcagtatcgctcagtcagcttctttgtatcttctcccggtaaactactaaacaaatcaaactctttcttaagcaatgccttcttgctcaatcatgttctcactaccctcaaacttgactttaagtgcatcccaaatcgattttgaagttttgtcgtgctgaagcaatatgaagatgtcttctttaatggcttgttgaagcagactgatcatcatcttctcggctttgtacatattccattcttgatcagtaaactctgatagctctttgataacctgcaaatctATTCGTtgtaacacatatttcttcaagatacattcccaagatctaagatggtttgcctgaacccagttttcgaatctgtctttccacccgtagtactcttcgatactcatcagtttcgggggcttttgtaacGTTCCGGTCTCGTTTTCCAGGTTCATattctgagcaatggaagccggagtagtcggagatgaagcgaacgcgttgtagaactcttcactcatgatGACGTAtcacgttttacaaaaacaacaaCTTTTGAGCGGAATTAACAAATAACAGCTTCGAGCGAAATCCCAAATTGCAGTCTCGAGCGAAATTACCTAAGTgaagtttggagcgaaatctcaatgaacactggagcgaaatcagaaacttgtaatttcgggcgaaatcacctaTATGTGATTTCGGGCGGAAACACCTATATGTGttgctaggagcgaaatcagccacTAACACTCTGAACTTTTCTATTTTCTCGTtatacgtgccctgatctatacaatatagtctaagacttgatacaagacgaagtcgacagatgtatgcaccaacagggTTTTTGTCTCGCGGCCTCTGGACCGGGTCacaccgggccgggggccgtgacagtgaTACATTCCGGTTAAAGTGGGAGTCACTCTGGGGTTTGGAATGCTATTTTCAAAACAGAAAAGGACATCCTTAATGTCAACATTCAAGTATCAAGTTTTATAAAATAGGAGCTGGGTAATGGCGAGATGATACGATTCTGGGTTGATAGGTGGTGTGGTGAATGTCCTGAAAGAAAAATTCTCAGGTTTGTTTGTCTTAGAAACAGAAAAAAAATGTCACAGTGGCGCGATGAGTTGCAAGGCGAAATAACAACTTTGATTGGGGGTGGGCATGGAGACGTGAACCTTGGAAACTGAGATAAACGAGCTGACCATGTGCCAAAATATGATCAACGAGGTAGTGTTGAACGAGTTAAGGGATAAGTGGGATTTGGAGCTGAAGCTAGACACATCTGGAACGTTTTCGGTAAGGTCGTGCAGGAAAATTTTGACTAGGTTTGTGACGCCCTTTTACCCTTTATTAACGTCACTAGGTtataacctcgtgtattacacgggttgaataaataaattttatatactaaataataaaatgatatatctttaaaaacctcatttattgcacgggttgaataaatataattttatatatttaataataaaaaagttatatctataagaaccatgtacaattgtacgggttgaataaatgtaattttatatactaaatagaaaagttatatgtttaaaatcacatgtattacacgggttgaataatgtaatattgtttaccaaataataaaataatacatctttaaaaatcttatttattacacgggttgaataaatgtatttttatataccaaataataaaaagttacatctttaaaaatatgtgtattacacgtTTTGAATAAATTCAATTTTCTAGActagataatatatatatatatatatatatatatatatatccttaaaaaaccttgtgtattgtacggaattgaataaatctaattttatatatcaaataataaaaaattatatcttaaaaaaacctcatgtgttacacgggtcgagtaaatgtaattttgtatagtgaaattaaaaatatttaatatgttaatacaaagtttggttttcgtgataaataatttgttttatttaaaaatattttaaattaacaatttaaaatttaaggtaatattttattagaaaaatagaagaatggtattcGAAATCTAAAGTagaataaaatttaatattagctcattattcatttattgatttaattaatataagataagtttggaatTGAAgtgagaaaatcataaaataaatgcgTACAATGAACGATAGGTGTCACACATTactgttttattatatagtatagtatagataatgatttagattgatataaatagattattctgttgtagcaaaatttgttaacgaagtctcaataaatttaaccctttatttaaaacttcgtaaatgtataaatgataaataatattagttaattttattttaagtttcgtaaaatttatttgataccaaactaaacaaaacgttcaaatatatagttaagatctttgaatttgaagtaaatagataaatataaagggaataattaattcaaataaataatattataaatgagaattagattaaactaaataatgattatccataagaaattaaactaaataataatatttagtaggatggTAATCTATAATTAATtggaagagattaaactaaaataataattatgtataagacatggcctaatatgatgacaagtgccCCTCaaatagtttcttttattatatagtactagttGTAACACCCGTGTCAACACACGGGTATGTTTAATAACGAAtgaaatcaaatactaaaaaacagattataatatatcatttTTGTTTATATGCCTATTATTAACGTCATTTTTAAATCTTATTACAGCTTCAATTACAACCATTGCGAATATGGATAGTTAAGAGAGGATTTTCACATGGTCAGCTGAATATAGCTTTATCCGAGTCAAATATAAATATGATTAATAAATATGTCTATAGGATATGTGTATAGGATTATCAGTGAATGTCCTcacaaattttttaaaaaataagccGTTATACTTAAAAAATATACATGATTAATaactaataaaataaaacaacCTGTAGGTACCACGGATGGTAACCTACTTACTATTTATATATTACTAATCTGCAACATAGCTTAGTGATGTGTTCATGTATATCATGTTTTATTGTTTTCTTATACAAATAGGTTTGTACCTTGCATTTTGctttttgttttgggtttgggtaTTTAAGGTTTGGTTGTTTTGGTTGTTGACTTCATTTTGAAGGTTTCCGGTTCTCTTTATCACCGCCCTCTTCATTTAAATAACTTGTTAGTTGcaccttagagcattcacatccattccactaAATTGTGTGAGTGGTGTTTTTATAATATGaagagtataaaaaatggttgtgagtagaggagagagaaaatgctactgttcatctgtatatttgaaaAGACattgttcaccccctataattttttaatatattttgaaagtggttgtgagtgaaggagagagaaaaaataatgataaaggtataaaatatattatttaattgaaaaggagagagaaaatgtagtgtattttagtgtaatttagggtgaaaaaatgatggaatggatgtgaatgctcttagagcattcacatccaatccatcaaattatacatacattccactaaaaaacaactcctatatcaatatatttccactaaaaacaaatattttttctctctcctttctattaaataatattatcattacctttttctctcacttccactcacaaccactttcaaaatatattaaaaaattataacgggtgaacagtgtccccccaaatatacagatgaacagtaacattttctctctcctctactcacaaccactttttataccctttataatataaaaacccctcctcacataatttgatggttaggatgtgaatgctcttataccCCACGTTGTGGTGGGGCATGAAAAATGGGCGTTATTCGACATGTAGACGCCACATCAATGCACATAAGAAAAATGACGTGGTGGAAAAGGGAGTGGTAGAAAGGGGCGTCGAAGAGGGGCCTTATCCGAAACGTGAcacatattttttattattaattttatctAATAATTACATATTATTTAACGACTTTAAATAAATAGCACTATTACTAATATAAATAATGAAAACACTTACAAAATTAACAttaacatatattattattattattaacatatattaaaagaaaaactgaatgaacagtgGCAACCACTATCCATACATATATTAAAGGAAAAACTTAATGAACAGTGGCAACCACTATCCATCAAACCACACATATATTACCTAGAGAGAGAAACATTACTGGATTTGAAGTGAGAGAGAACGCAAATGAGAGCCAGTGTTTAGCAGCAACACCGATCGTGGTTTACCAGCCATTGTAACGAGGACGTGGAGAAGAAGGGATTGAAGAAGGGGTTCAAGGGAGATGAAGATGGCGGCCATACGTCTGACATATTTTCCCGTGAGTCTCCCGTATGCCTCTTTTCTCTTCCTGCCTCTCTTTTAACTCACTTCATTGTTTTTGAAGGAGTTTCAGCGGCAGGGACAAGAAGCTAGGGTTCCGGCGAAGACAGAATCCTTGCAGTGTAGGTGCTCTGGTGACCGATCTAAAGTGGGATTGAGCTTAAGAAGATCCGACAAGGTTCTGGTGACCCAACTATAATGTAGGTGCTCTGGTGACCGATCTAAAGTGGGATTGAGCTTTGGACAGAATCCTTGCAGTGGTGACGGTAGTGGTTCCACAGGCAGTAATTAAGTTTCCTTGCGTACAAATTTAGGGCTAATTttgatatttatatatatatttgatacaGATTCAATTTGGATTTTTTGTTTTTCATCTGTGTTCCAGACTTTGGAAAACCTCCGATTCTTCGTCTCTTTCATTAATTAACATATGTTATGCCATTGTTTAATTGTTAGGTCAGTGCTTCTGATATTTGTTTGATGttggatttttttattttgaatttaggTTTCGGATACGCTTGCACAAAAGCCTTAGTTTATTTTTTAGCTTACAAATTTTAAAACTAACTTCTCAATATTTTTTTATTACAGATAATTTTTAGTTGGAGACATTGCTTTTGAGACATCTGAAGGTATATGGATGCAATTTTTCTATTTATTCAAATGTATTAGAATGTAATGCTTATAGTGTTTGGTTTTAGATTTGTTTGGTTGCTTTAGTGTTGTCATCAGTAGTGTCGTTCCTTACAAATTTTGAATGTTTTGATGATCTTACATGTTTTGTTTTTCCTCTGTGTTATTGTGTTTCATGACAGTGGATTCTTCAAAAATGAGACCGATGCCGTCATAATCAATACATTCGGGTAAGAACAATGTCAACTCATACTCTtcgtatatatattttaattcacCAAAGTTAAAGGGAATGATTAATATAATGTGATTTAAGTTCATGTGGTAATGATGTTGATCAAGACTGAATATATGATTGTGCATAAAGTACCAATCTGATTATACTTTCGGACGTCAAGTAGAAACCTTTTTGGCTTCGAAATAAAAATTATCTCATGTTGGTTAGAAAATATGCATTTGGACCATTTAAGAAGAGCTAAATATATGTGTTGTTTTGCTGTAAAATACAATGTATACATGCAAATGAATCAAATGATAGTGATTTTTTAGGGATGTTAATCCGTAGTGTTCATGTTTTGACAAGTCCGACCTGACTTGAACACGACATGGACCCGAATATCATGTCATACATGAAAAGTTATTTTTATTGAAAGAAATATGTTAAATCATGCTTATATGTTTTTAATAATTTTGAACTTTTGGATAAAATTACCCAAAATAGTTTTAAGTTATTGTTACATAAACACATTTATAAGACCCCTGTAGTGGGgcgtgttttttgttttttttttctcccaTAGCGCCCCGAACACCACGACGGGCAGCGTTATAGGGGCTTTTTTGGTGGGTGGCGCCATGCATATAGCGGCTCTATGTGTGTTTGGTTTTCAAAAAATAGTTAagggtttttataattaattaaaaaattgaaaattaataattaggtaatgatgggtaggggctttatgactacggccttaagtgacataacgccccataaagcccctgtgtgacgtggcacgacacgtgtcgtataacgcccacaaaggggctttatgactacggatggcctaacAAGTAAATGAATGGGTCAAATGGGTACCTCAAACACAGcccgtttagctaaacgtgtTTCCAAGTTTGACCCGAACTTGTATAGACTAAACCCAAATCCTTaagactatggggtgtggaggagcttgggttgggggcattgctcgacacgtggCAAATGTGGGCTCCAACAGTCCACACCCAAAAAAGTGGGGTGTGGTAGCGGCGTGGCCAGGCTGGCGTGGGTTACCATGTGGTTTTTTTTCCTGAAATTGAAAGCTAAAGCCAGGCTCAATCCCCACGCAGGCCACGCCAGCGGGGCAACGCCATGGCCAACGCTAGCCTGGCGTGGTCTAGCCAGTGTCGTTTGGCAACCGCCGCCCCACCCACGCCCCACACCCCACGGTCTAAAGTAGAGCTCATGTCTTATACAAGATCACGTATTTGTATTTACTGGTATCAGTAAGTTTCTTCaattataaatttaatttaacaaaatGAATAATGCATATGTAGTGGTATACTATAGGAAGTTGCAATCTTTTTATCTGGAGTAATCACCAGCAAAGAGAGTACTAAAGTATATGCAACCTATGGTAAATGCAGTTGAAAAGTCAGAAATGCTAAAGCGTCATGACAAAGAAGGTAAAACCCAACTATGTGTTGAGACCATCAATTTTCTTATCAGAATGATAAGCCAATTTCAACCCTAAGTTAGTTTTGTTGCTGCTATTAAAGATGAAATCGATAATATTGATCAGATACTCATTGTGATGGGATTTACAGTAGAAAGATAGAAAGAATGACAAAGAAGGTAAAACCCAGCTATACACACCTTCAAGGTatcatttcatttttttatatattccGGTTATGTATGTTGGTTCACTTCTGATGTACAACGAGTCAGTTGCAGAATGTATCCATGTATGATTAAAAATTTATGTAAATGAAGGTGTTGGCACCACTGCCAATAGGATGTGCAATCTTCAAGGTGCACTTGGCAACCATTCCGATCGCCAACACCAGATTCAACCCAGCCAGAAGCTGCCGGTCGATGAAGAGTGACGCTGATGACGGGTTAACCGGTGCTACTCGGGGATGTTGTGGAGCATATATGGGACAGTAAGATTCGAGGCAAAGCGGGTCAAACATGATCAACTCGATCCAAAAGAGCAGTCATCGTGGACAGACTTTGGACAAATTGTTAAGCAGCTACAAGAGAGGTATCAACGCATCTGAAACCATCATCATAGTTAATTAGTTTACATATtgttttatattattttgtgtgaCACTTCACTTAAATCAAGTTTGACTAAAACCAGCTTCAACGAAGAGCAAGGAGCTACATTATGGAAAAGATGAAGTTGAGGGAGAGGGGAACAGAATACCGGCCTGGTTCAGTATCCATCGGCAGCCCACAACATGTTAACTAAACCAGGTTGGCAACAGTTGCTGGTCCAACAAGTCAACACGGTCAAATGTTAATAACGTCAGGTATAATACTCTATTTCTCAAAAGttgaaaaaacaaaataaaaatgaattaagTGAGAGTACCTAAACCGGCTAATTTGGGCAAAAAGGAAAATGTGAATATGGGATCATTTGGATCAACTCAAATTGACGACGGTTAATTTTATTTACTTCAAATTAGACAACGGGTCAATTTGCGTCTACCCTTCctaaatttaaaatatataaaaagagcATTTTATAGAGGTAGCAATGAGAAGGGTGTAACATCCCGAAATTTAAGGACTATATACTAGaattataaaatacataataaacaagaataagctaactaggataaataacctagttagttaaaaaTCTTGTAGTAACATTTGAATAAGTTAAAAGGGCCAAAAATATAAACTAGATAAgagtggagggactaaagttgttaaATATGAAACTCTAATTACTAATAGTAAGAAATCAAACCAAACACCTCAAAAATTGAGGGTCTGGTCGATCAACAACAGAGAGGGGCGACACCCACACCTCCAAACCCTAACATCAACAAAAAACTctaaattgaaggctcaaatcacGTTGTAATCAAAATCTGAACATAGAATTGTGATCTCCTCGTCAAGAaggtcataaggtatgtcaaattaggtTATTTTGATACAAATCAAATTCATACATGAGATTGAAATCGAAGgttgagcttgattatgtgttgtaaaacatgaaattggaagtaatgtgaagtctagggacaaaccctagatgttTCTTGTTAAAAATCTTGCATGTTAGTTGTAGAAATCAAAATCACTATAGTGGGTGATTAGTAAGTtggtagaacttgataaacactaggattaagactcttgttctagtgaaaattgaaatttgtgagataatctctgaaattgttgatattaaaatatgtgtataatgtttaattgaagttaatttgagtggtaaattcaagttatgaacttggtttagatcatgtaaaaatctgacccgcaaggtgtttgataaaacgcctaaatgaGGATTTAAAATGTTAAAGATTGTAAAAAACGCAGATTTACATATGTAATGAATGAATGCGTTAAAGTTTATGAAAAAGAGCTCTAATCTTTAATGAATTGGACTcttttaggcaaggaatccgggacATCGAGTGGACACGCCGGAGGTGATATCCGCGGAAAAGGTGTGCTTTGAAGGTACGCGACTTTAGTCTCGTCAAATTAAGTTTATTTACTTTGGTTTGAAATGTAATTGATGTTGTAGAATAAAGGATGCGTTTGGTGTGTCGCTAAGTGCCGAAGTGCACTCgactatcaaacgggtcaaaacaagaaCTCGGTATTTAGTTGGGTTAGCCAttgaagtgatggttttcactaaatggcaaaacgggtcaaaatgatgttTTAAAAATAGTCACGGAAGTAGCGACTTGAAAGTCTCATATCTAGATAAATGATAAATTGcaccatgctaatgatttggtGATAGTGAAACTAAGTATAAGAACCCGGGATATGGGTCGAACAACGATGTTAAAGGAAAAAGGGATTGTTGAAACGGAATGCTTGAATTCCGAACAATCAAGTAATAGTTTTAGAGGAAATGCAAAGCCAAGGAATTGGCATGAAAACACCAAGTATGTGAGCCCGGGTAGTTGGGTAAATATGTTGAAAAGGTTTTAAGAATGACAAGAGATGTTATGCACTCATACTATTGGGTCGAATAACGGAAATAAGGAAATTTGAGAACCAAATTGTGGATATCTCGGTTTCCGAAATGTAAAAATTTACATGATCAAGTCCGAGGTTTTATTACGGACGCATAGTAAGAAGAATCGGTTAAATCGGATAAGCGAGTAAAAGTTGCGAACTTGTAAAGTTGAAAAATAGCAAAAGAGTAAATGTGCAGagcccaccgtaatttacggttccaccgtaatttacggtggagctcaAACTGTTACGATGAGAACCTCCTGAGTTACGGTAGAACCATAATCATTccaggtccaccgtaacttacggtgacaccgtaatttacggtggaacccaggaaaaacttatatttttagggCCACTCGTGTTGTCAAACTTGTTTATACATTATATACTAAGTCGAAACTAACGGTTTTTAGTGTTTGACTCTAGGTACAAATAAATCTCTctcggatgatgatcaagcaccttgtcaagaaccgaacacgcaaACTGAAGCTTCCGCATGAATATAATTTTGTCTAAACTTTAAACATGTCATAAATACTTTTGGTTGATGGTGTTTTGAATCCTTTAGCTAGTTGTTAGTTGATTAGTAAGGATGGCTCTTAAATGAATTTTGTACCATCTTAAATATGTTTGGGAAATTACACTAGTATGTATGGTTTAAAACAGTAAATACTTTTGTAAACTCTGATTTTATAAAGTATCATGAAACATTTCGATATATTATGTTAATttattaagggtgttacaagttggtaatcagagcttaaggttgtcaacaaaagtgttcggttcaagcttgatcgatcgtccggtaagaattaacttattatgttaaCAAATTATGTCTTATATATGAATGGGAAGAAAATTAAAGTGCATGGGAAAAGTGTGTTAACACACTTAAACCCGGGAGGTGCACTAAATTTAAACAGTTAAAGCAAGTTGAGAACTTGACTAAACCAAATTAAAAGAAGCAATGTTATAAAcgaaatgtttaacgtttaaatgtaaacatttcagtttcaaagaTGACGGATAAAGGAAATGACgaagcggtgccaagagtcaccgaacaaatgagagaaGTAATTGCTGAAGAGGTAGGAAAAGCAATCGAGAATAGTTTGTCGGGTTTTATCGATAAAATCCAAACCACGGTGTTATCAGTGGTGGATGAAAGGataaagaaattggaggatagtGCAAGTTCAGCCAAGGAGAAATTAGTAGAGCGTAAGGGTTGCTCGTACAAAGAATTTATGGCATGCAAACCGCCACTCTACAACGGAGAAGTGGATCCGATAGTGTGTCAAAGGTGGTTAAGTGATATAGAGGGGGTGTTTGAGAGAACCCACTGTGACGCAAATGACTTCGTGGCGTATGGCACGGGTCAACTGAGAGGAcaagcaaaagactggtgggataataagaaaaaggaaatCGGTAGTGAAGAAGCGAAAGCGATGACATGGGATGAGTTTAAGGTACCCTTCCTTAAACATCACAGTCCCAAGGCGGTTATTAATCGAATCAAAGAGGAATTTATCCAGCTTAGGCAGAAGGGCGAGTCCATTGATAAAATCACGGGAACTTTTCTTGACAAATTAAGGTTCTGTGATGAATTGGTGACGACCGAAGAGCAGAaggtgtattattattataatatgctaAGCGCGGAATatcgggagttcatgactccctcaaAATACGAAACCCTCACCGAAATCATCAACGCCGCTCGGGAAAGAGAGATAGAGTTGAAGAAACAAATAGAGAGGGGTGAAAGAAGGACGCAAGTGGTTAATCCAAGTCCCACGAAAAAGGCACGCGTGAGTGACTCGTcaaagaagcaagaaggaaaGAATAGCACGCCAAGCTGTAAAGTGTGTGGGAAAGGGCACAAGGGTGAGTGCCGGTTTAAGGACAAGCCGTGTCCTATATGCGGGAAGACAGGGCACACGGCTGTATTGTGCCCGGGGAAAGTTTCGGTATGCTACAAATGCTATCAGCCGGGTCACAAGAAATCCGAGTGTCCGGAATTGTCCGGAAAGAAGGAAGACAAGGGTGCGCACACTGAAGCACCAAAAGCAAAAGCTAGATCTTTCCAGCTAACGGCAGTGGAGGCAAAAACggaacccgatgtggtctcaggtatatttgccaTAAACTCAATTCCTGCTCATGTGCTATTTGACACGGGTGCGAATAGGTCCTTTATTTCACATGgacttattcgacatccttcctttgtactaacaaaattacctatgcctttagaggtaGAAATAGGTGACAACAAAAGTTTCCTTGTATGTGATATATGTCGAGATTGTAAGATAAGCATAGATGATGAGGAATACCCGATAGATTTAATTCCTATGTCCATGGGAGAGTTCCaagtagtggtcggaatggactggctATCCCGACATAATGCGAAAGTCATGTGTTTCCGCAAGGAGATAAAACTAAAATCTCCAAGTGGAAAGTCGATTATCATACGTGGTGAGAAGGAAGGAAAACCGGTTATGTGCTCGATGATAAAAGCTTACAAGCTCATGAAGCACGGATGTAGAGCATTCATGATATACGCGAATGAACCAAACAAAGGATCGTTAAGGATTGAAGACGTGCCTGTAGTGC
This is a stretch of genomic DNA from Helianthus annuus cultivar XRQ/B chromosome 16, HanXRQr2.0-SUNRISE, whole genome shotgun sequence. It encodes these proteins:
- the LOC110916284 gene encoding uncharacterized protein LOC110916284, with the translated sequence MTDKGNDEAVPRVTEQMREVIAEEVGKAIENSLSGFIDKIQTTVLSVVDERIKKLEDSASSAKEKLVERKGCSYKEFMACKPPLYNGEVDPIVCQRWLSDIEGVFERTHCDANDFVAYGTGQLRGQAKDWWDNKKKEIGSEEAKAMTWDEFKVPFLKHHSPKAVINRIKEEFIQLRQKGESIDKITGTFLDKLRFCDELVTTEEQKVYYYYNMLSAEYREFMTPSKYETLTEIINAAREREIELKKQIERGERRTQVVNPSPTKKARVSDSSKKQEGKNSTPSCKVCGKGHKGECRFKDKPCPICGKTGHTAVLCPGKVSVCYKCYQPGHKKSECPELSGKKEDKGAHTEAPKAKARSFQLTAVEAKTEPDVVSGKESGTSSGHAGGDIRGKGVL